From Halomarina ordinaria:
GCAATGCTGTCATCTACATCGTCCCACGGATCGGTGATAACCTCGGTGTCGGCATCGAGACCGGCTCCGTGCTCGAAGCGATCTTTCGTGAGCGCGACGAGCGAACGCCGACGAACGCGCATCAAGAACGAGTTCTGTTCATCCACGAGTCCGGTGTCCGGAGTGCGATGATCGCTGCCGTCCAGGACCGGTGGGATGCGCGCGTCTACTCATATGACGACCGCGATGATCTCGTCCATCAGCTTCGGTTGTTCGTCCGTGATCTCGCACGACGAGAACAACGTGGTGACCTCCCGCAGCTCGATTGATATCCTTCCTGTCCTGCTCATTCCCGTCTTGCGGCAGTCGTTTCGTCCCCCACCGGGTTACTTCTCCTGTGCTCGCTCTTCGAGGAAGCTTCGCAGCTTCGACTCGAACGACGGCGGCGTCGCCCCGTACGACGACGCTGCGAACTCGACTACTTCCTCGACATCGGCTTCCTCTAGCACCGTCCCCAATCCGTAGAGTGCAGAGCGGGCGACCTCACTATAGAAATCGTCCTCGTCGTAGCAGAACTGGCAGTCCTTCCGCCAGTAGTCGGGGACGAACTGCACGCCCAATGCCTGATGTCTGGGGCAGATACCTTTCCGGACCTTCCCGATGTTTCGGAAGTCAATCTGCCACGCTCCGTCAGGTGCGATCTCGACAACGAAGTACGCGCCGAGAAGCGCGTCGGCACCATGGTCTGCCGTTCGGTAGAGGAACGCCGTGTTGAGTGATTTGTTCTTGTATCGGCCTGTGTGTATATGGCCCGAGAAGTACGCTTTCCCCGCGAAGTGGTCCAGTAGCTCGGGATACCAGTAGTGATTGACGAGGATCGTGTCGTCTTCGACGAGCTCGAGATCCTGGGTGAACGTTTCTCCAGCGACGGTGATCACGTCATCTTCGGGGATGAACGTCCCTGGAAGGTCGTAGTCTTGGAACGGCCGTTCCGGGCCGATTGCCCCATCACGGTTCCCCCAGATGTAGAGGAGTTCTCCCCGCTCGTTGAGGGCCTCGAACTGCGGCGTGATCGCCTCGAGCTGCTCACGACCTTCGTCGACGCCGTCGAACCATGCGTTCGTGATATCGCCGACGTGAATGACGAAGTCGAATTCCTCGCCGTCCGTCCCATCTAGGACCCGCTCTAATGAGGTCACGTCGCCGTGATTATCGCCCATACAGAGGAAGCGCAGTGTCTCGTCATCGTCAGCCGTCATGGGGAATCGCTCTCGCGTGGAGTGAGGCGGTTCATATCAGCCCTGCCTCTTCGAAGGCTTCGTTGACGACGTCGGGCGTCGGCGCGTTCAGATACGGTTCGATCGCTTGGAAGGAGTCCCAGCCGCCAACGGCCATCACGATACGGGGATTCATCTGGCGGTCGACGAGAAGGCGTTGGGCAAACCGTCGACGGAGATCGTGGGAACTCACGTAGCGGAAGTCGTCGTCGCCGGTCTCGTCGGCAGCACGGTCGGCGGTCCGCTTGACGACGTCTCTAACGCCGCGCTCTGTGAGGTCCACGAGCGGGTCGGAGGGTGCGATATCCTCGTGGGTCTGGTAGCGATGGATATCGCTCTCGACGTCTGGTGGGAGGTAGGCGTCGCGAGGCTTTCCGCCACTCCCGGTCGTGTCCTTCCCCTCTGGAACGCGGAGGCGGTAGTGATCACCGTCGGCTGTTCGCTTGACGTGTTCCGGGTGGATCTGTGGAATCTCGAAGGCACGGAGTCCGACGTATCCACCGAGTTGGATGACGAGATCATCGCGTGGATTCATCGTCGAGCGACGCAGTTCCTCGAGTTCGTCGTCAGTCATCCAGACTTTGTACTCGTCTGGCTTGGCGGTCGCCTCCAGTCGCATAGTCACTTCTAAAACAAGCTTGCACCATATATCTGTCGAGCATCAGAAATAGTGGTGTGTTGCCCGTCGATAAGGTTGGCTCAGAGGCGAGGAGTAGGTTTTCAGTGACGACTTCTTTGACAAGTCGGAAGTTAGTAGGATTTCACGTTGATTTGGGCGATCCTGTGATCATCGAAGAGCGCCGTCACGTGTGCCTCGATGAACGCCTCAACCGTAGGCACGACCGCGTCAATCGGTCTCGGGCCGTTGTCTTGGACCGCGACCCTGAATTTGAGCTTGCTGAGGAACCGGATCGTGCCGTGGAGAGTGCCGATCCTTGACTTTGGAAGCGCCGCGTCTCGTGCTCCCGTCAGCGCGCGAGCTGCTGGAGGCTATGGAGATCGTATACGACGCAGGGGTCTTCGAGCTGGTCGACCTTGTCGAGGATGACGACTGTTCACGGACCGTCGTGCTGCTGGAGGCGGTCGACGAATTCATCGTGGGGTGTCGACTGTCGGTGGATGTCGATGGTCGCACCGAGGTCGTCGAGGATATGGTAGAGCGTCCGGAACCGATGTAGTTGCGCCAGCAGTCGTAGATGGTCTCGACGTCGAGAACCTCTTCACGGAGCCGTTCGGTGACGAACTGCGAGATGCAGGTCTTGCCGGCGCCGCTGGGTCCGGTGACAATGGCCGTGTCGGTGAGTTCACCGTTCGTAATAGGTTCGAGAACGCTGGAGAGGAGTTAACTTCGGCGTCGCGATGCTCAACGTCCCGAGGGACGAACCCGGCGCGGAGGACGCGAGCATCGCGGATCATCTATATCTGGTAGACTGATTTTCAGGCTAGTACTAAAAATGTGGCCGGTGTTCCCGGAAAACAACTTCAACGCGGATAGAACTGGGTTATCTACTCGCTGCGTTGCGATTTATTTGTGGAAATTCACCGTTCCCGAATTTTCTGAGATACGGAAGTTAATCTTGTCGCATAAGAACGTATATCGGATAATCAGGACGTAGGGTCGTTATCTTCGTCGATAGGGGGGCGGAGATCGCGCCATCGAAAATCTGCGGTTTCTCCAGAGCTGAGAGACTCGATAGAGGCGGTCGTCCCGTTCATCACCAGTTACCGCTTCAGCATCGTCAGTCAGTACTGTAACAACGTGACCGTGTACTCCATGATACTGCTCGTGATCAGGATCTGTCTCATCTGGAATATCAACCCGAACACGGTCATCTTTCGAGAAGCGCTGCATTGAGATTCAGTACGGTATCGACCACAATTAGTCCATATGATTCAGATCAGGGTCTATCGGGGATCGGATTGGGCGATCATCAGCGGCATACCTTTATGACCCTCGTGTGTTGGATTTCGACAATATGGTGGCTACTTCGTCTGAAGATATTGAAGACTTAATTGACCGATACCGTGACGAACACGATTGGGAGCAAGACAAATCTCACGTTCAGAACACATCCACGGTAATCCGTCAGTTGGTACAGGCCATCGTCGAGACAGGGTCTGTCGACGAGTACGCGATGCGCACAGTGTACAACCTGTGCCAGAACGATGACGCTCTCCAACCAGAGAATAAGAAGGAACGAATTGACAATCTGGATATCGACTCCACCGCGAAGTCTGAGATTAAGGAACGGATTGACGAAGGGACAGGTATCGTTGGGAAAGGAACATACTCGGTGCCAATTGAAGGCCACGAGGAAGAAGCGTTCAACCTCCTATCAACCGCGATCAGGTCCGATAATCGTGATGAGATTGACCCCGCTATAGAAGAATTCGCCAACCTTGAAATTGAAGGGATACAAAACGGAATCATCTCCCCGATTCTCTACTTTCTCCACCCAACAAAATACCCGATCAGTAACCACCGCTCACGAACAGGGATGCAGAAATTCTTTGGTTATGAGATGTCTGGCCGACTCACGTCTTACCTAACTGAAGTCGAGAAATTCAACGAAGTCCGTGCCGAGTACCCGTTCAAAAACGACTTTCGACATCTGGACAGCTTCTTCAATTGGGTTGAGGAACGGGAATCAGTCTTAGTTGAGCAATCTTCGGAGCCAGTCGCAGAGATATCTGATGATGCTGACCTCTATTGGGTGAATCAACATAACCAACCAGAAATCGAGGAAGAGTATCTCAGAGCCAAGACTGACGGACTCTGGCATCACAATTTAGATAAGTTATCCATCGGGGACATAGTCTTCCACAACTTCGATAACGAGTTGATTGGCATTTCGACCGTAATCGAGAATGCCGAGACGTACACATCTCGAGGTGAAGAATACTATCGAGTTGAGGTCGAACTACGCTCATTCGGAGAACCAGTGCCCGTTGACGA
This genomic window contains:
- a CDS encoding metallophosphoesterase family protein, translating into MTADDDETLRFLCMGDNHGDVTSLERVLDGTDGEEFDFVIHVGDITNAWFDGVDEGREQLEAITPQFEALNERGELLYIWGNRDGAIGPERPFQDYDLPGTFIPEDDVITVAGETFTQDLELVEDDTILVNHYWYPELLDHFAGKAYFSGHIHTGRYKNKSLNTAFLYRTADHGADALLGAYFVVEIAPDGAWQIDFRNIGKVRKGICPRHQALGVQFVPDYWRKDCQFCYDEDDFYSEVARSALYGLGTVLEEADVEEVVEFAASSYGATPPSFESKLRSFLEERAQEK
- a CDS encoding site-specific integrase yields the protein MRLEATAKPDEYKVWMTDDELEELRRSTMNPRDDLVIQLGGYVGLRAFEIPQIHPEHVKRTADGDHYRLRVPEGKDTTGSGGKPRDAYLPPDVESDIHRYQTHEDIAPSDPLVDLTERGVRDVVKRTADRAADETGDDDFRYVSSHDLRRRFAQRLLVDRQMNPRIVMAVGGWDSFQAIEPYLNAPTPDVVNEAFEEAGLI